The Malus domestica chromosome 10, GDT2T_hap1 genome contains a region encoding:
- the LOC103418675 gene encoding uncharacterized protein gives MASDDPKAVEAEPPPSSWKERIVFPTLLAGILGGGAGLVSKHRKVMGLPTSCATYAANFAIVTACYCGAREYVGVTRKTGPDDLVNSAIAGFGTGAILGRLQGGRIGAVRYSIIFTVVGTTVDYATIRLRPVLKSYKESMLGSNDGSQKNEGWLKMPDWSPIKVLDEEALAAKQAREQKVHAQRVALGNLSKEES, from the exons ATGGCTTCCGACGATCCCAAAGCCGTAGAAGCAGAGCCGCCGCCGTCGTCTTGGAAGGAGCGCATCGTCTTCCCCACTCTCCTAGCTGGGATTCTCGGCGGAGGAGCTGGGTTGGTCTCCAAGCATCGAAAAGTCATGGGTCTCCCGACCAGTTGCGCTACCTATGCTGCCAATTTCGCCATAGTTACCGCTTGTTACTGCG GGGCTCGTGAATATGTGGGAGTAACTCGAAAAACTGGACCTGATGATCTGGTGAACTCTGCAATTGCTGGGTTTGGTACTGGTGCCATACTCGGGCGTCTTCAGG GTGGTCGAATTGGTGCTGTCCGCTACTCAATCATCTTTACCGTTGTTGGGACAACTGTGGATTATGCTACAATTAGACTAAGACCTGTGTTAAAGAGCTACAAGGAATCTATGCTTGGGAGTAATGACGGTTCACAGAAGAATGAGGGTTGGCTGAAAATGCCTGACTGGTCTCCTATCAAAGTACTTGATGAGGAAGCCCTTGCTGCAAAACAGGCTCGTGAACAAAAGGTGCATGCACAGAGGGTAGCACTTGGTAACCTAAGCAAAGAAGAGTCCTAA